CCAGGGATACAGTTGTGTATTGTCTCATGAGCTGGCCCGAAAATTAATGGGGCTGGGTTATCAAAATGTCCTGGTTTATGCCGGCGGTTATCCTGAGTGGGAAAAATTATTTGCCCCGGCCTCGGCCAAAATTAAACCGGGAAAGGGAGAAGGGACCATTGATGTCGCCTCTTTTGAAAAGATGTTGAAAGAAAATCCCTCCGGTATGCTCCTGATCGACGTGAGAAGCGCGGCGGAATATTCAACAGGGACCCTAAAAACAGCGATCGGTATGCCTGTTGGTGATCTGGAAAAAAAGGTGAAAACCCTCGACTTCAGTAAACCTATCGTTTTCGTCTGTTCTACCGGAGCCCGAGCCGGAGAGGCTTATTTCATGGTGAAGGATGAGAGGAAGGACATGAAGAACGTTTTTTACCTGGATGCTGAGGTGGCGTTCAATAAAGATGGATCCTATAAAATCGTCAAGGAAAATTAGAACTCCCTTAAAGAGTTGAAACCTGATGACTCCCTGCTCTTCATTTTGAGGACAGGGAGTCCCCGCCCTCAAGGCCGCAGAAGGTTGGGACTTTTTAAACCCCTTCTTTTATTTCTCCGATCATTTTAAGGAAAGCCGATAAGAGGGTGGTGATGAGAGGATAAAATGGGTTTTCGGTTTCTATGGCCTCCAGCCTCTGCCGCAACTGCCCGACCCAGGGCAGCATGATTTCTGAGGCGAACTGCCCGGCCTCCTTCAAAAGCAGGTCATCATCCTCGGCCCAGCCCCTTTCCAGCAAAAAATAGAGATATTCCAGTTCGATGGACAGGTGATCCGGCGGCTCCCCGATATCGTCCGCCAGGGACAACCCTTTGGATCGAAATCGTTCTTGCATGGCCAGGGCCGGCTCTCCCATCAAAGGCGCTCTTTCTGCGGAGTTTATAGCCCCATAACAGGAGGCATACAGCGGTGCCCTTATTCCCCGGCGGTCACTGATGAACAAACGAACGTACTCTTCTTCCAGTCCATCGAAAAGGGCCGGGGCCGTGGGAAAATGGTTTAAAACGGCCTTAATTTCCTTAAAGATCACCTCCGAAGAAGAGTCCAGCCGGAAGAGCACTTTTTCAATGGGGAGCCAAAAGGAGGGCTGCAACATATGCTCGCATTGTTCAAGGGTAGGTCCCCAGTAAAAATGGCTGATTTTTTGGAGTACAGCCAACAGGTCCTGTTTTGGATCTTCTTTCAGATTCAAAGCCCGCTTCGGCCGGGGCGTTTTTGAGGTCCCCATGATGATGCCTCCTCTTCTTCATTTACCAGTGATCATAAGAACTACCACCGGATTGTGCAAGGGGCATTTTGGGCTATTTTTTCCCTTACCCGGTGCCCCGGGGCTCTCCGTCGATCGTTCCGCCCGGACCTCCGGTCCTCCAGCTCTTTTTTATCCCTCTTTTATTATTTTTTTGTCTGTGCTATGGCTATACAGGGCCAAGGCGCCCAAATTCATATTCTTCGGTGGCCTGCCCCGGATTCATGTGGAGGCGGGTGAATGGGGCCTGTTAAATAGTCTCGATGCCGATTTCGGAAATCTTGAAAAATGGAGGTCGTTATGTCTGCCTTGACTTTTAAAGAAAAGGTTTGCAGCAGTTGCCCGTCGGCCGATTGTCTCCTGAAGTGCCAGTACATGTCCTTTGCCGGTCATGACGAGGCCCGGGCCGAGATCCTGAAGGTCGTCCGGGGAGAGGACTCCCGGGTATTTCGAGATTGTGTCACCTGCTATGCCTGCGAGGAATATTGTCAAAGGGGCAACCATCCTTTTTACCTGATCAGCGAACGCCGGGAAGAGAAGGGTCTGTTCACCGCCCCCAGACCCATTACCAATCAATGGATCAACATGACCCAGATGCAGGGAAAACCCATGGTCGGTGCGGTTAAGGATAAGGCCCTCTCCTGCTGTTTCATCCCTTCCCTGGGCGAATTAGGCACTGGGGAGATCTTCAAGGATGCGGCAGCCGCCATGGTCTTCGGCGCGGAATTCATGTGTCCGGCGGTGCACACCCATTTTGCCCGGATGTCGGTC
This genomic interval from Deltaproteobacteria bacterium contains the following:
- a CDS encoding molecular chaperone TorD family protein → MLQPSFWLPIEKVLFRLDSSSEVIFKEIKAVLNHFPTAPALFDGLEEEYVRLFISDRRGIRAPLYASCYGAINSAERAPLMGEPALAMQERFRSKGLSLADDIGEPPDHLSIELEYLYFLLERGWAEDDDLLLKEAGQFASEIMLPWVGQLRQRLEAIETENPFYPLITTLLSAFLKMIGEIKEGV